In the Rhodothermus sp. genome, GACGACGTGCTCATTGACCTGCTGACCGATTCGGGCACCTCGGCCATGAGCAGCACCCAGTGGGCAGCGATCATGCGCGGCGACGAAAGCTACGCGGGCTCCCCATCCTACTACCGCTTCGAGGAAGCCGTGCGCGCCCTGATGCCCTTCCGTCACATTATCCCCACGCACCAGGGCCGCGCTGCTGAAAAGATCCTGTTCACGATTGTCGGCGGGCCTGGACGCATCATTCCGAGCAATACCCATTTCGACACGACCCGTGCCAACATTGAGGCCACCGGTGCGGAAGCTATCGATCTGGTCATTCCAGAAGGCCGGGATCCTGAAAGCCGTCATCCTTTCAAGGGT is a window encoding:
- a CDS encoding tryptophanase, giving the protein MRTIIEPFRIKVVEPLRLTTREERQRLIREAHYNLFNLHADDVLIDLLTDSGTSAMSSTQWAAIMRGDESYAGSPSYYRFEEAVRALMPFRHIIPTHQGRAAEKILFTIVGGPGRIIPSNTHFDTTRANIEATGAEAIDLVIPEGRDPESRHPFKGNIDLDRLEALLRTHRDRVPLVMLTLTNNAGGGQPVSMENIRATHEICQRYEVPLFFDACRFAENAYFI